One window of Novosphingobium sp. P6W genomic DNA carries:
- a CDS encoding SulP family inorganic anion transporter, with protein MSNSIVRYRRQWFTDGVGVRRDVLAGVVVALALIPEAIGFSIIAGVDPRVGLYASVAIAMVIACIGGRTGMISAATASVAVLVTPLVRDHGVEYLFAATILMGLFQVIAGLLRLDLLMQFVSRSVITGFVNALAILIFMAQLPQLTDVGWQTYAMVAGGLAVIYLFPRVTKVVPSPLVSILLLTAISIGMGLPVHTVGDMGKLPEGLPEFALPQVPLTFETLRIIAPFSLTMAAVGLLESMLTAQIVDDMTDTDSDKKRECMGQGGANVVAALLGGMGGCAMIGQSVINVTSGGRGRLSTFVAGAFLLFLLAVLGPYVGRVPMPALVAVMIMVSIGTFSWSSITNLRRHPPTSSVVMLVTVVVVVATQDLSLGVLSGVLLSGIFFAGKVQRMFAVEREVSPRGATYRVSGQIFFASVERFTRAFQSEDSAGHFLIDVSKAHFWDISAVGALDKIVARLRREGRSVEVIGYNEASADIVDRFALHDKTGVEIGAAPH; from the coding sequence ATGTCCAATTCGATTGTCCGCTATCGGCGGCAGTGGTTTACAGATGGCGTCGGTGTACGCCGCGACGTTCTTGCCGGCGTGGTCGTCGCGCTGGCGCTGATCCCGGAGGCGATCGGGTTCTCGATCATCGCCGGGGTCGATCCGCGCGTGGGGCTCTATGCCTCGGTGGCGATCGCCATGGTCATCGCCTGCATCGGCGGGCGGACCGGCATGATCTCCGCCGCAACCGCCTCCGTGGCGGTTCTGGTGACGCCGCTGGTGCGTGACCACGGCGTGGAATACCTCTTTGCCGCCACGATCCTGATGGGCCTGTTCCAGGTTATCGCCGGCCTGCTGCGGCTCGACCTGCTGATGCAGTTCGTCTCGCGCTCGGTCATCACCGGGTTCGTCAATGCGCTGGCCATCCTGATATTCATGGCGCAGCTGCCCCAGCTTACCGATGTGGGCTGGCAGACGTATGCGATGGTCGCGGGCGGGCTTGCCGTCATCTACCTGTTTCCGCGCGTGACCAAAGTGGTGCCCTCGCCGCTGGTCTCGATCCTGCTGCTGACAGCGATCAGCATCGGCATGGGCCTTCCCGTCCACACCGTGGGCGACATGGGCAAGCTGCCTGAAGGCCTGCCCGAATTCGCGCTGCCGCAAGTACCGCTGACGTTCGAGACCCTGCGTATTATCGCCCCGTTTTCTCTGACGATGGCGGCGGTCGGCCTGCTGGAATCCATGCTGACCGCGCAGATCGTCGACGACATGACCGACACCGACAGCGACAAGAAGCGCGAATGCATGGGCCAGGGCGGCGCCAACGTCGTGGCGGCATTGCTGGGCGGCATGGGCGGCTGCGCGATGATCGGGCAGTCGGTGATCAACGTGACGTCGGGCGGCCGGGGCAGGCTTTCCACCTTCGTCGCGGGCGCTTTCCTGCTGTTCCTGCTCGCGGTGCTGGGCCCTTACGTGGGCCGGGTGCCGATGCCGGCTCTGGTGGCGGTGATGATCATGGTGTCGATCGGGACTTTCAGCTGGAGTTCGATCACCAACCTGCGCCGTCATCCGCCGACGTCCTCGGTTGTGATGCTGGTGACGGTCGTGGTCGTCGTCGCCACGCAGGACCTCTCGCTGGGCGTGCTTTCGGGCGTGCTGCTTTCGGGGATATTCTTTGCGGGCAAGGTCCAGCGCATGTTCGCGGTGGAGCGCGAGGTGTCGCCCCGGGGCGCGACCTACCGCGTTTCAGGACAGATATTCTTCGCCTCGGTCGAGCGTTTCACCCGGGCCTTCCAGTCCGAAGACAGCGCCGGGCACTTCCTGATCGACGTGTCGAAGGCCCACTTCTGGGACATCTCCGCTGTCGGCGCGCTGGACAAGATCGTCGCGCGCCTGCGCCGCGAAGGTCGCAGCGTCGAGGTGATCGGCTACAACGAAGCCAGCGCCGATATCGTCGACCGCTTCGCTCTGCATGACAAGACCGGCGTTGAAATCGGCGCCGCCCCGCACTGA
- a CDS encoding lysozyme, with translation MNRKPVFDAVRRMLGRSFTQAEVNALDKAIDLAAVALPASEAPAPVPTPAPAAPTGAALGSPGAKLIKKWEGCATRRADGTFAAYPDPGSTDGKPWTIGWGSTGADVKKGVIWNQAQCDARFDVDMVAYVNEVATFLGAAATTQNQFDALVSFHYNTGSIRKSTLGSLHKQGKFAQAQEQFGKWIYNDGKPMNGLKSRRAEEAKLYGTP, from the coding sequence ATGAACAGGAAGCCGGTTTTCGACGCGGTTCGCAGGATGCTGGGCCGCAGCTTCACCCAGGCCGAAGTCAACGCACTGGACAAGGCCATCGATCTTGCAGCAGTCGCCCTGCCCGCCAGCGAGGCCCCCGCCCCCGTGCCCACGCCGGCCCCCGCAGCGCCCACCGGCGCCGCGCTGGGATCGCCGGGCGCCAAACTTATCAAGAAATGGGAAGGCTGCGCTACTCGCCGCGCCGACGGCACCTTTGCCGCCTATCCCGATCCCGGCAGCACTGACGGCAAGCCCTGGACGATCGGCTGGGGTTCCACCGGCGCCGACGTGAAGAAGGGCGTGATCTGGAACCAGGCCCAGTGCGATGCGCGCTTCGACGTCGACATGGTGGCCTACGTGAACGAGGTGGCCACCTTCCTCGGCGCAGCGGCAACCACGCAGAACCAGTTCGACGCGCTGGTTTCGTTCCACTACAATACCGGCTCCATCCGCAAGTCGACGCTGGGCAGCCTGCACAAGCAGGGCAAGTTCGCCCAGGCGCAGGAACAGTTCGGCAAGTGGATCTACAATGACGGAAAGCCCATGAACGGCCTCAAGTCGCGCCGCGCGGAAGAGGCCAAGCTCTACGGAACGCCATGA
- a CDS encoding P-II family nitrogen regulator, translating into MKKIEAIIKPFKLDEVKEALHEVGVSGITVTEAKGFGRQKGHTELYRGAEYVVDFLPKVKLEVVVPDALADRVVEAIADAAQTGRIGDGKIFVVHVETAVRIRTGERDDDAL; encoded by the coding sequence GTGAAAAAGATCGAAGCCATCATCAAGCCGTTCAAGCTCGATGAAGTTAAGGAAGCGCTGCACGAAGTGGGCGTATCCGGCATCACCGTCACTGAAGCCAAGGGCTTCGGTCGCCAGAAGGGCCACACCGAACTCTATCGCGGCGCGGAATACGTCGTCGATTTCCTGCCCAAGGTGAAGCTCGAAGTCGTCGTTCCCGATGCCTTGGCGGACCGCGTGGTCGAAGCCATCGCCGACGCCGCGCAGACCGGCCGCATCGGCGACGGCAAGATCTTCGTCGTGCACGTGGAAACCGCTGTGCGAATCCGCACCGGAGAACGGGACGACGACGCGCTCTAA
- a CDS encoding DUF1801 domain-containing protein, with the protein MTEPADDQKSPARHIDERIAELGDWRGDTLAKVRALVLEALPGVVEEWKWRGVPTWYHGGGIVCTGETYKAAVKLTFAKGAALEDPKRLFNASLEGNVRRAIDLHEGDVIDEPALKALLVEAAALNAAKGKKR; encoded by the coding sequence ATGACCGAGCCAGCCGACGACCAGAAATCACCCGCCCGGCACATCGACGAACGCATCGCCGAACTGGGCGACTGGCGCGGCGATACCCTGGCGAAAGTTCGCGCGCTTGTTCTCGAGGCGCTTCCGGGCGTGGTCGAGGAATGGAAATGGCGCGGCGTGCCCACCTGGTATCATGGCGGCGGCATCGTCTGCACCGGGGAAACCTACAAGGCCGCCGTCAAGCTGACGTTCGCCAAAGGCGCCGCGCTTGAAGATCCCAAGCGCCTGTTCAACGCCAGCCTTGAAGGCAACGTGCGCCGGGCCATCGACCTGCACGAAGGCGACGTGATCGACGAACCGGCGCTGAAGGCGCTGCTGGTGGAAGCCGCCGCGCTCAACGCAGCGAAAGGCAAGAAGCGCTAA
- the glnA gene encoding type I glutamate--ammonia ligase encodes MATAKEVLKQIKDEEIEWVDLRFTDPKGKWHHLTMVSTVLGEDELEDGLMFDGSSIEGWKAINESDMILKPDLTAVYVDPFSATPMLIVFCDIVEPSTGELYARDPRSCAKRAEAFVKSAGFGDTVYVGPEAEFFMFDDVKFYDGYDGNGFKIDDIELPGNTDKSYDAGNLGHRPRAKGGYFPVAPVDSCTDIRAEMVSTMLEMGLPCDKHHHEVAAAQHELGMTFGTLVTTADRMQIYKYVVWMVAQAYGKTATFMPKPIMKDNGSGMHTHISIWNEGENSFAGNGYAGLSDNCLYFIGGVIKHAKALNAFTNPTTNSYKRLVPGYEAPVLLAYSARNRSASCRIPYGAGTKAKRVEFRFPDAMANPYLCYASLLMAGLDGIKNKIHPGEAMDKNLYDLPPAELAEVPTVCGSLREALDSLQADHAFLLEGGVFTEDQIEAYLELKWPEVLRWETTPSAVEFDMYYSL; translated from the coding sequence ATGGCAACTGCAAAGGAAGTCCTGAAGCAAATCAAGGACGAGGAGATCGAGTGGGTCGATCTTCGCTTCACCGACCCCAAGGGCAAGTGGCACCACCTGACCATGGTTTCGACGGTTCTCGGCGAAGATGAGCTGGAAGACGGCCTCATGTTCGACGGTTCGTCGATCGAGGGCTGGAAGGCCATCAACGAGTCGGACATGATCCTCAAGCCCGACCTTACCGCCGTCTACGTCGATCCGTTCTCGGCCACCCCGATGCTGATCGTGTTCTGCGACATCGTCGAGCCTTCGACCGGTGAGCTGTACGCCCGCGACCCGCGTTCGTGCGCCAAGCGCGCCGAAGCGTTCGTCAAGTCGGCCGGTTTCGGCGACACCGTCTACGTCGGCCCCGAGGCCGAGTTCTTCATGTTCGACGACGTGAAGTTCTACGACGGTTATGACGGCAACGGCTTCAAGATCGACGACATCGAACTGCCGGGCAACACCGACAAGTCGTACGATGCCGGCAACCTGGGCCACCGCCCGCGCGCCAAGGGTGGCTACTTCCCGGTCGCTCCGGTCGATTCGTGCACCGACATCCGCGCCGAGATGGTTTCGACCATGCTCGAAATGGGCCTGCCCTGCGACAAGCACCACCACGAAGTGGCGGCTGCCCAGCACGAACTCGGCATGACCTTCGGTACGCTGGTGACCACCGCCGACCGCATGCAGATCTACAAGTACGTCGTGTGGATGGTCGCGCAGGCTTACGGCAAGACGGCAACGTTCATGCCCAAGCCGATCATGAAGGACAACGGATCGGGCATGCACACGCATATCTCGATCTGGAACGAAGGCGAAAACTCCTTCGCCGGTAACGGCTACGCCGGCCTGTCCGACAACTGCCTGTACTTCATCGGCGGCGTCATCAAGCACGCCAAGGCCCTCAACGCCTTCACCAACCCGACCACCAACAGCTACAAGCGCCTGGTTCCGGGTTACGAAGCGCCGGTTCTGCTGGCCTACTCGGCCCGCAACCGTTCTGCTTCGTGCCGCATCCCCTACGGTGCCGGCACCAAGGCAAAGCGCGTGGAATTCCGTTTCCCCGACGCGATGGCCAACCCGTACCTGTGCTACGCCTCGCTCCTGATGGCCGGTCTCGACGGCATCAAGAACAAGATCCATCCGGGCGAAGCGATGGACAAGAACCTGTACGATCTGCCGCCGGCCGAACTCGCCGAAGTGCCGACCGTCTGCGGTTCGCTGCGCGAAGCTCTGGACAGCCTCCAGGCCGACCACGCCTTCCTTCTCGAAGGCGGCGTGTTCACCGAGGACCAGATCGAAGCCTACCTCGAACTCAAGTGGCCCGAAGTTCTGCGCTGGGAAACCACGCCGTCGGCCGTTGAATTCGACATGTACTACAGCCTCTAA